In the genome of Acidobacteriota bacterium, one region contains:
- a CDS encoding sigma-70 family RNA polymerase sigma factor, which produces MASQAPSGTADRGLSDPSRISDSVDHLFRHRAGEMVAVLGSIFGFRHLDLVEDMVQEALLRTLRLWPYQGLPKNPSAWIVQVAKNRALEVLRQRGRRYEEGPRIEALLDRLADSEKRTEAAFKRELRDDQLRMIFACCHPSLKRNAQVALTLKTVGGFSVAEIGRAFLNRPATIAQRLVRAKAHLRQEKVELTMPQPDDLGVRLEAVHETFYLMFNEGWDAAEGEDLVRQDLVDEAIRLTGLLADHPLSGTPATHALAALVRFQAARLATRVNAQGDLMLLPDQDRSRWDRRRVAEALGHLLRAARGDRLTTYHYQAEIAACDATAPSYEDTDWQHILHCYDGLLRLRPSPVVALNRLVALAESAGPGTALAQAAAVVQDPTLEGYFPAWAIHGDLLDRCGRPRDAARAFERALALTASQPIRRNLERRLAALR; this is translated from the coding sequence GCGGACCGCGGGCTCTCCGATCCCTCCCGGATCAGTGACTCCGTCGACCATCTCTTCCGCCACCGGGCGGGAGAGATGGTCGCCGTCCTCGGCAGCATTTTCGGCTTCCGGCACCTCGACCTGGTCGAAGACATGGTGCAGGAAGCGCTGCTTCGAACGCTGCGCCTTTGGCCCTACCAAGGCCTGCCGAAAAACCCCAGCGCCTGGATTGTCCAGGTGGCCAAGAACCGTGCCCTCGAAGTGCTCCGCCAGCGAGGCCGCAGGTACGAGGAGGGTCCCCGCATCGAGGCCCTGCTGGACCGCCTGGCGGACTCGGAGAAGCGGACCGAAGCGGCCTTCAAACGGGAGCTGCGCGACGACCAACTACGGATGATCTTCGCCTGCTGCCACCCGAGCCTCAAGCGCAACGCCCAGGTCGCCCTCACCTTGAAAACCGTCGGCGGTTTCAGCGTGGCGGAGATCGGCCGCGCCTTCCTCAACCGGCCGGCCACCATCGCCCAGCGCTTGGTGCGCGCCAAAGCCCACCTGCGGCAGGAGAAGGTCGAACTGACCATGCCGCAGCCGGACGATCTGGGGGTTCGGCTGGAGGCAGTGCACGAAACCTTCTACCTGATGTTCAATGAAGGTTGGGATGCGGCGGAAGGCGAAGACCTGGTGCGGCAGGACCTGGTGGACGAAGCGATTCGCCTCACCGGCTTGCTGGCCGACCACCCGTTGAGCGGCACCCCGGCGACTCACGCCCTCGCCGCCCTGGTGCGCTTCCAGGCGGCCCGCCTCGCCACCCGGGTGAACGCCCAGGGAGACCTCATGCTGTTGCCGGATCAGGATCGTTCTCGCTGGGACCGCCGACGCGTCGCCGAAGCCCTCGGCCATCTGCTGCGCGCCGCCCGCGGAGATCGGCTCACGACCTACCACTACCAGGCGGAAATCGCCGCCTGCGACGCCACCGCGCCAAGCTATGAGGACACCGACTGGCAACACATCCTCCACTGCTACGACGGCCTGCTACGGCTCCGTCCGTCGCCGGTGGTCGCCCTCAACCGGCTGGTCGCTCTCGCTGAAAGCGCAGGACCCGGGACGGCCCTGGCGCAAGCCGCGGCGGTGGTGCAGGATCCCACCCTCGAAGGCTACTTCCCCGCCTGGGCCATCCACGGCGATCTTCTGGACCGATG